The window AGAATATAACTTTTATCCCATTTACCGGTCTTATAAATATCTATCCAAGGTCGTAGATCTTTCATTAAGACTTGGTTATGCTCGTTCATTGTCAAAGACTCACAATAAGAAATTACTACATCCTCATCTTCAAACCCTTCCATCACGCTTTCCAGAAATCTGGGATGACAACTATCATCGGCCTCTGCAATCCATACATAATCCCCTGTAACATTTTTAAAACCGTACTGCCATTGAGCGAATACATTGCCGCTATTTTTTTCATTTATAACAAATTTGATATTTTGGGGATAACCCAATTTTTTCAAGTGGGTTTCTATTACTTCCACACTATTATCTCGAGAACAATCATCGATTATGATTAACTCATGAATTGGATAGGTTTGAAGCAACACCGAATCAATTCGTTCAACTATATATTCAGCATAATTATAGTTAGGAATTACCACTGAAACTTTTTTTGCATTTTCTTTTAGAACGTTTGATTTGTACGAATTTCCATAAATATCGATTAACCCTTCGCCAGTATACTCACGAAAAAAGTTACGTTTAACAAAATAACTCATACTTTTTTTCCTTTTATAAGGCACAGGCAACCAAATATAGATTCGCTTTGCTATCTTTCTAACCCCTTGTTTAATGTTCAAAATCATTACTCCTCAAATTAACTATTTTTTTTAAAATAGCTTTTCCAAGCTTTTCGTACTAACATATAGTTTTGCTGGATACCATTTTTATATAACTCTAGTTCGTCATTTCTATCTTGCAACAAGAACGTCTTATTACTGTATTCACTGATTATTGTATTCAGTCGAGCTATTTCACTTTCATAATCACTACATATCTGTTGCAAACGAGAATCCTCCTCGTTTTTACGTCTACCCATTTCCTTCTCGTAGTCTTCAACAATTGATTTGATTTGAACGTCCTTATTGATTAACTCATTTGAGTGTTCTTTATGAATTGTTTCTATTGCCTTTTCATAGTCTTCAACAATTGATTTAATTTGATCGTTTTTATTATTCAACTCATTCGAATGTTCCTTATGAATTCTTTCTATTTCTTTTTCATAATCATTACTAATTTTATCTATTTGGTCAGCATATGAATCTTCAATGCTTCTAGTATCATTAAAATGACTTCGTTTCTCCAGATATTCAACAATATGCATATCAAGAATTTGTTGCATTTTCATTTCATTAAATCCATTAAAATAATTGATTTTTTTCTCATCTATACTATATCTTGAGAAAAGCTCTTTCATGGGGATTATCGTTTCAATAAAACTGTTAAAACGATATAAACTAGTTATTGCCCTAAATAAAATAAACTCTGTTGGTACAACTTCAAACTTCCATTCCTGATCAAAAAAATAAAAGGCCTCTTCTTTTATAAAGCAATTCGAAAAAATTAAATCGATATAGCCTTCCATGAAAAAACTAAAAGAACTATTATCATCGACTTTGTTTGTTGAACATGTCAAAAGCATTTCCCAAAATTGATCAATTACTTCAATAGCTTCTTCCTTTTTTCTACTTTTAAACAATTCAAGAATTCTATCTTCAACAGTTTCATAGGGCATAAAATCACTCACTAATCGGTTATGAAGCAAGACTTCTTTGACCATGGGCATTCCTAATTTATTTAGCTGAAGATTATTATGCTCAATCCCCTCTAAATGCTTTAACGCCTTTTCATCACAAAATTTCTCTACTGTTTTATTATCAACTATTCTTGTATGAACTCTCAAATGTTCATACCTGTCATTGTTGAAAGTAACAAAAGAAACCTTTGAATCTTTGTCATCGTTAAAAGTCGCTTCAACAAAAAAAGAATTCGCCATTATAGGGAACGAATTGTTATCAACAATAGCATCAATCGCACTATGTTCACTTAAATAAAGATTTTCATTTCCAGCATAAAATGGTCTGTATCTCTTCGAGTTTTTGATAGTGGGCAAATAATCATCCGAAAATATAACCTGTGGAAGTTTATAATCTGGTAACGGATAATAAAACTGATTGCTCTTAAACCCCGAAGAAACTAGTAGCGTTTCAAGTTCATTTCGCCCAAAGGTTCTTACACCCATTGATGAAGGATATCCATTGATCCCATCATATCGTATATTAGTGTGATCCTCTTTAGCACCACACCAATATTTAAGCCCTAATCTATTCTCTATAGCTATTAAAAGTTTGCCATTTGGAGCAAGAAACTTACTGATTTTCTTCAAAAATTCGGTATACGGTTGTTCTCCGTGAGTAAATGACTCAGCATATTCCAACACACCAATTAAAGTAATATAATCATATTTATGTGGCAGCTCAATATCGTTTAAATTCCCCACGATTATCTCTAAATTATCTCTATTATAATTTCTAATCGCAATTGCTTCTGCTCTTCGTTTAGATAATTCTATCGCTGTCACATGACTTGCGCTATCACAGAGTGTACCCGTAATAGCCCCCATCCCTGCACCAATCTCCAATATCCTTGATCCTTGTTTAAAGGGATACCAATTGACAATATTTTTTCTAATATGAGATAAATGATAAATAATTGGCCAGCGTGTATCCTTTTGGAAAATGTTTTCTAGTATTGTTTCGTCACCTTGTGACTCTTTTAGATAATTAATAATTTCGTCTTCAATTTCTCCATCACTATAATTGTCTTTTCCATTATAGAACTCTAAATTCAATAATTTAGAATATGTTTGAAACTCGTCTCCAGCACTCATAATACTCACCCCATTACAAATTAAACTTAGTTATCTAATATCTAAAGCAGCTTAAATCAATTGTTCAATTTTCATTCCAAGATCTACAATACCAAACCCTAAAGAATCATGATGAAACTTCAAGTGTATAAGATCATATCTTCTATCCAACGGTGGGGCCTCTAATCCCGGAACATCTTCAGCTATTCCTAATGAAATAAAATAATCCCCTTCTACAAGTTGAGGAATAAAGGCAAACTGAACACAGCAAAAATTAGCCTCGTTTTGTGAAGAGACGTCAATCGAATCATCTCTAGAGTTATTTCCATAAACAGTAACCCCATCTACCGTCTTAATAGTTAACCCGTATATTGGAGAAGTCACATTATCATTGAACTTTACTTTCATGATTATTTGAAGTAATTCCGTCGAACTACAATCGACTGGATCTACCATGTCATTTGATAATACTAAATAATCTATAATTTCAGCTCTTTTATCTCCCCATCTAAATTCATTTTGGTTATAACTCCTTCTGTTTTCACAGTTTGGATCTAGATTCTCACTCGTAATAAATTCAATTGTTTCTTGAGAATATTTGTTTTGTATTTCCGCATCTAATTCTCTACTTTGAATTCTCGCATCTGGAGTTTCAACCGTATCATTCAGCTTTTTTTGTTTACCATAGATTAAATCTAAGTAAGTATTAACAACCTCTTTTGGAAGTCCCTCTTGAATTAATTCTCCTTGATTAATCAAATACGCATAGTCACAATGTCTTATTAGCAACTCGGTTGCATGTGTAACAAAGAGGATAGTTTTCCCTCGTTCCTGAAACTCCTTAAACTTACGAAAACACTTACTTTGAAAACGCACATCCCCTACAGCCAAAGCTTCATCAACAATAAGTATATCAGGATCTGTATGAACTGCAGTAGCGAATGCTAATCTAAGGAACATGCCACTTGAGTAGGTCTTAACCGGTTGATCAATAAAGTGACCTATTTCTGCAAACTGTTCTATATCACTAAATCTATCATTAATCTCTTCTTTAGTTAAACCTAATATTGTCGCATTCATATACACATTCTCTCTTCCGGTGAATTCCGGATTAAAACCAGAACCTAATTCCAATAACGCTGCAATTCTACCATTAACTTCAATTTTACCGCTAGTAGCCTTTAAAATACCTGTAATTATTTGTAGCAAAGTGCTTTTCCCGGAACCATTTTGCCCTATTAATCCAATAGTCTTCCCTTTTGGAATAT of the Paenibacillus pedocola genome contains:
- a CDS encoding methyltransferase, with translation MSAGDEFQTYSKLLNLEFYNGKDNYSDGEIEDEIINYLKESQGDETILENIFQKDTRWPIIYHLSHIRKNIVNWYPFKQGSRILEIGAGMGAITGTLCDSASHVTAIELSKRRAEAIAIRNYNRDNLEIIVGNLNDIELPHKYDYITLIGVLEYAESFTHGEQPYTEFLKKISKFLAPNGKLLIAIENRLGLKYWCGAKEDHTNIRYDGINGYPSSMGVRTFGRNELETLLVSSGFKSNQFYYPLPDYKLPQVIFSDDYLPTIKNSKRYRPFYAGNENLYLSEHSAIDAIVDNNSFPIMANSFFVEATFNDDKDSKVSFVTFNNDRYEHLRVHTRIVDNKTVEKFCDEKALKHLEGIEHNNLQLNKLGMPMVKEVLLHNRLVSDFMPYETVEDRILELFKSRKKEEAIEVIDQFWEMLLTCSTNKVDDNSSFSFFMEGYIDLIFSNCFIKEEAFYFFDQEWKFEVVPTEFILFRAITSLYRFNSFIETIIPMKELFSRYSIDEKKINYFNGFNEMKMQQILDMHIVEYLEKRSHFNDTRSIEDSYADQIDKISNDYEKEIERIHKEHSNELNNKNDQIKSIVEDYEKAIETIHKEHSNELINKDVQIKSIVEDYEKEMGRRKNEEDSRLQQICSDYESEIARLNTIISEYSNKTFLLQDRNDELELYKNGIQQNYMLVRKAWKSYFKKNS
- a CDS encoding glycosyltransferase family 2 protein, whose amino-acid sequence is MNIKQGVRKIAKRIYIWLPVPYKRKKSMSYFVKRNFFREYTGEGLIDIYGNSYKSNVLKENAKKVSVVIPNYNYAEYIVERIDSVLLQTYPIHELIIIDDCSRDNSVEVIETHLKKLGYPQNIKFVINEKNSGNVFAQWQYGFKNVTGDYVWIAEADDSCHPRFLESVMEGFEDEDVVISYCESLTMNEHNQVLMKDLRPWIDIYKTGKWDKSYILSGTDEISTTLCINNTIANASSVVFRNGDYHEILEESKGYKLAGDWYAYMRIFELGKVAYLDESLNYHRMQEKSVTLSIHKDLEFAEICRVQDYALNHYTLKEEVKQKVLERRERERIRFGL
- a CDS encoding ABC transporter ATP-binding protein; the protein is MLSENNAIEIKNISKKYYLYNSPADRMVSSLFKNWKKVNEVNALNNISINIPKGKTIGLIGQNGSGKSTLLQIITGILKATSGKIEVNGRIAALLELGSGFNPEFTGRENVYMNATILGLTKEEINDRFSDIEQFAEIGHFIDQPVKTYSSGMFLRLAFATAVHTDPDILIVDEALAVGDVRFQSKCFRKFKEFQERGKTILFVTHATELLIRHCDYAYLINQGELIQEGLPKEVVNTYLDLIYGKQKKLNDTVETPDARIQSRELDAEIQNKYSQETIEFITSENLDPNCENRRSYNQNEFRWGDKRAEIIDYLVLSNDMVDPVDCSSTELLQIIMKVKFNDNVTSPIYGLTIKTVDGVTVYGNNSRDDSIDVSSQNEANFCCVQFAFIPQLVEGDYFISLGIAEDVPGLEAPPLDRRYDLIHLKFHHDSLGFGIVDLGMKIEQLI